One region of Xylanimonas ulmi genomic DNA includes:
- a CDS encoding shikimate dehydrogenase, which yields MPVATRRAAVLGHPVAHSLSPVLHNAAYDALGLEGWEYTALDTTAATLRGRVERLDLGWAGLSLTMPLKQTVIAMLDDVDPLAAATGAVNTVVVRPAPCGITLGGYNTDVHGLVAALREGLGGRQVRRAVVLGAGATAASAVGALAELGCATPRVLARSIARTAGLHEAARRLGASPRFEVLDAMTAPGPLGHADVVVSTLPAHAADAVAATLAERAGAVTGVLLDVVYDPRPTALARAWADLGGVVVGGERMLLHQAAEQVRLMTGRPAPLAAMDRSLAAALGDRSDLAP from the coding sequence ATGCCTGTGGCCACGCGCCGGGCCGCTGTGCTCGGCCACCCCGTCGCGCACTCACTGTCCCCGGTGCTGCACAACGCGGCGTACGACGCCCTGGGCCTTGAGGGGTGGGAGTACACCGCGCTGGACACGACGGCGGCGACGCTGCGCGGGCGCGTCGAGCGCCTCGACCTCGGCTGGGCGGGCCTGAGCCTGACCATGCCGCTCAAGCAGACCGTGATCGCCATGCTCGACGACGTCGACCCGCTCGCCGCGGCGACCGGGGCCGTCAACACCGTCGTGGTGCGCCCGGCGCCGTGTGGAATCACGCTGGGCGGCTACAACACCGACGTCCACGGGCTCGTCGCCGCGCTGCGTGAGGGTCTAGGCGGGCGCCAGGTGCGCCGCGCCGTCGTGCTCGGCGCGGGCGCGACCGCGGCCTCGGCCGTCGGAGCGCTCGCGGAGCTCGGGTGCGCCACACCGCGCGTGCTGGCCCGCTCGATCGCCCGCACCGCGGGGCTGCATGAGGCGGCGCGGCGCCTGGGGGCGTCGCCGCGCTTCGAGGTGCTCGACGCGATGACGGCGCCAGGGCCGCTGGGGCACGCCGACGTCGTCGTCTCGACACTGCCGGCGCACGCCGCCGACGCCGTCGCCGCGACGTTGGCCGAGCGCGCCGGCGCGGTGACGGGCGTGCTGCTCGACGTCGTCTACGACCCTCGGCCCACCGCGCTCGCCCGGGCGTGGGCGGACCTCGGCGGCGTCGTCGTCGGCGGTGAGCGGATGCTGCTGCATCAGGCGGCCGAGCAGGTGCGGCTCATGACGGGTCGCCCGGCGCCGCTCGCCGCCATGGACAGGTCGCTCGCCGCGGCCCTCGGCGATCGGTCGGACCTGGCTCCCTGA
- the mltG gene encoding endolytic transglycosylase MltG translates to MTDPFETFGHRLPEETGRRTRSTRRSAARTRRRRRHRVGLAVAACLALVSGVAVGAVSDGVATVRELLARVDADFDGPGDAVVRVEIPAGATGAAIGAILAEADVVASVGAFTTAFARHPAAAGIQPGVVELYTRMRAVDAVERLARNERVKNRVTVPEGFTLEQVLERVVEQTDITRDALDAAIADPQSLGLPDKAGGVVEGWLFPATYVVTDDDTAVTLLARMIAQTSAELERLGIPTERWQSIITEASIIEREAPQGYRGKVARVIKNRLAIGMPLGMDAIDSFGLGIPAHLITRAQFNDPNLPFASRVHSGLPPTPIGNPGVAAIQAAASPTPGDWLWFVTVNLHTGETKFTDDYNVFLQYRRQFQVWAAANGF, encoded by the coding sequence GTGACCGACCCTTTCGAGACCTTCGGCCACCGGCTCCCCGAGGAGACGGGCCGCCGCACGCGGTCGACGCGACGCTCGGCCGCGCGCACGCGCCGTCGGCGCCGCCACCGCGTGGGCCTGGCCGTCGCGGCCTGCCTGGCCCTGGTGAGCGGTGTGGCGGTCGGGGCGGTGAGCGACGGCGTCGCCACGGTGCGCGAGCTGCTCGCACGGGTCGACGCCGACTTCGACGGCCCGGGCGACGCCGTCGTCCGGGTGGAGATTCCCGCGGGCGCCACGGGCGCCGCGATCGGCGCCATCCTCGCCGAGGCCGACGTCGTCGCGTCGGTCGGCGCGTTCACGACGGCGTTCGCCCGGCATCCCGCGGCCGCGGGCATCCAACCCGGCGTGGTCGAGCTGTACACGCGCATGCGGGCGGTCGACGCCGTCGAACGCCTCGCCCGCAACGAGCGGGTCAAGAACCGTGTCACCGTGCCCGAGGGGTTCACGCTCGAGCAGGTGCTCGAGCGCGTCGTCGAGCAGACCGACATCACGCGCGACGCGCTCGACGCGGCGATCGCCGACCCGCAATCGCTCGGACTGCCGGACAAGGCCGGCGGCGTCGTCGAGGGGTGGCTGTTTCCCGCCACCTACGTCGTCACGGACGACGACACGGCGGTGACGCTCCTGGCGCGCATGATCGCCCAGACCTCGGCCGAGTTGGAGCGCTTGGGCATCCCCACCGAGCGGTGGCAGTCGATCATCACCGAGGCCTCCATCATCGAGCGCGAGGCGCCACAGGGGTATCGTGGCAAGGTCGCCCGAGTCATCAAGAACCGGCTCGCGATCGGCATGCCCCTGGGCATGGACGCCATCGACTCGTTCGGGCTCGGGATCCCGGCGCACCTGATCACTCGAGCACAGTTCAACGACCCCAACCTGCCGTTCGCGTCACGGGTGCACAGTGGCCTCCCTCCGACGCCGATCGGCAATCCCGGAGTGGCCGCCATTCAGGCGGCCGCGTCACCGACCCCCGGTGACTGGCTATGGTTCGTCACCGTCAACCTGCACACAGGCGAGACGAAGTTCACGGACGACTACAACGTCTTCCTGCAGTACAGGCGTCAGTTCCAAGTTTGGGCGGCCGCGAACGGCTTCTGA
- a CDS encoding glycerophosphodiester phosphodiesterase family protein codes for MTHPYFDTTLPDGRPGVAALAHRGFARAGGVDSGLENSLAAFAAAVELGFHYVETDAHGTSDGVAVALHDASLDRTTDAHGLVADLPWSQVRAARIGGVEPVPTLEDVLGTWPTLRVNVDVKADSGIEPVARAIERTASHERVCVTSFSAARRRATLARLSHPVATSAGTSEVAGFLAGARLRVPAIARAALRRVDALQVPVREAAGPARLTVVDATTLAAAHAAGRQVHVWTVNDAREMERLLDLGVDGLVTDRADLLRQVLVSRSLW; via the coding sequence ATGACCCACCCGTACTTCGACACCACGCTGCCCGACGGCCGCCCGGGCGTCGCCGCGCTCGCCCACCGCGGCTTCGCCCGAGCCGGGGGCGTCGACTCGGGCCTGGAGAACTCGCTCGCCGCGTTCGCCGCCGCCGTCGAGCTGGGGTTCCACTACGTCGAGACCGACGCGCACGGCACGTCGGACGGGGTCGCGGTCGCGTTGCACGACGCCTCGCTCGACCGCACGACGGACGCGCACGGCTTGGTCGCCGACCTGCCGTGGTCGCAGGTGCGCGCCGCGCGCATCGGCGGCGTCGAGCCGGTGCCCACGCTTGAGGACGTGCTCGGCACGTGGCCGACGCTGCGCGTCAACGTCGACGTCAAGGCCGACTCGGGGATCGAGCCGGTGGCCCGGGCGATCGAGCGCACGGCGTCACACGAGCGGGTGTGCGTCACCTCGTTCTCGGCTGCGCGCCGCCGCGCCACGCTCGCGCGGCTGTCACACCCCGTGGCCACGAGCGCCGGCACCAGCGAGGTCGCGGGATTCCTAGCGGGCGCACGGCTGCGCGTGCCCGCGATCGCGAGGGCCGCGCTGCGCCGGGTCGACGCGCTCCAGGTGCCGGTCCGCGAGGCGGCCGGCCCGGCCCGCCTCACCGTGGTCGACGCGACGACGCTCGCCGCGGCGCACGCCGCGGGCCGTCAGGTCCACGTGTGGACCGTCAACGACGCCCGGGAGATGGAGCGGCTGCTCGACCTCGGGGTCGACGGCCTCGTCACCGACCGCGCCGACCTGCTCCGGCAGGTGCTGGTCAGCCGCAGCCTGTGGTGA
- the mltG gene encoding endolytic transglycosylase MltG, producing MTDLFEHPALAQPPGPSGRRSAARQRLAAKRRRRRRVRTSLVVVVVLAVVGAVAWKTWGDVSGFLTNPFARSAEDYPGPGKDPVDVQIPQGATGAQMGGVLLDAGVVASVDAFKDAFAMNPGAAGIQPGTYALLTEMRASDAVAALVKNEKVETKVTIPEGFTAAQVFERVASVTTITKDEIDAALADPASIGLPAEAGGQVEGWLFPATYTVQPGDSAVTLLSDMVAKTVAELDAQGVAAADREDVLKKASLVEREAKYAPDRPMMARAIDNRLAIDMPLQIDASVAYGLAKPGTDLTTADTQDAGNPYNTYAHKGLPPTPIANPGAASVEAVVHPADGGWIFWTAVNLDTGETKFAVTFEEHQKNVAELRAWQAANGQG from the coding sequence GTGACCGACCTCTTCGAGCACCCAGCCCTCGCACAGCCGCCGGGTCCCAGCGGGCGTCGCTCGGCCGCCCGTCAACGACTGGCGGCCAAGAGGCGCCGTCGCCGCCGGGTGCGCACCTCGCTTGTCGTCGTCGTGGTCCTGGCGGTCGTGGGCGCCGTGGCGTGGAAGACCTGGGGTGACGTCTCGGGGTTCCTGACGAACCCGTTCGCACGCTCCGCCGAGGACTATCCCGGTCCGGGCAAGGACCCCGTCGACGTCCAGATCCCGCAGGGCGCCACCGGCGCCCAGATGGGCGGCGTGCTCCTCGACGCGGGCGTCGTCGCGTCGGTCGACGCGTTCAAGGACGCGTTCGCGATGAACCCGGGCGCGGCGGGCATCCAGCCGGGCACGTACGCGCTGCTGACCGAGATGAGGGCGTCCGACGCCGTCGCGGCGCTCGTCAAGAACGAGAAGGTCGAGACCAAGGTGACCATCCCCGAGGGGTTCACCGCGGCGCAGGTCTTCGAGCGCGTGGCCTCGGTCACCACGATCACCAAGGACGAGATCGACGCCGCCCTCGCCGACCCGGCGTCGATCGGACTGCCGGCCGAGGCGGGTGGCCAGGTCGAGGGCTGGCTGTTCCCCGCCACCTACACCGTCCAGCCCGGGGACAGCGCGGTGACGCTGCTGTCGGACATGGTCGCCAAGACGGTCGCGGAGCTCGACGCGCAGGGTGTCGCGGCGGCGGACCGCGAGGACGTGCTGAAGAAGGCGTCGCTGGTCGAGCGTGAGGCCAAGTACGCCCCGGACCGCCCGATGATGGCCCGCGCGATCGACAACCGGCTCGCGATCGACATGCCCCTGCAGATCGACGCCTCGGTCGCCTACGGGCTGGCCAAGCCGGGCACGGACCTGACGACCGCGGACACGCAGGACGCGGGCAACCCGTACAACACCTACGCGCACAAGGGTCTGCCGCCCACACCGATCGCCAACCCGGGCGCGGCCTCGGTCGAGGCGGTCGTGCACCCCGCCGACGGCGGCTGGATCTTCTGGACCGCCGTCAACCTCGACACGGGCGAGACCAAGTTCGCCGTGACGTTCGAGGAGCACCAGAAGAACGTCGCCGAGCTGCGCGCCTGGCAGGCCGCGAACGGACAGGGCTGA
- the aroC gene encoding chorismate synthase yields the protein MLRWLTSGESHGPSLVGVMEGLPAGVELTTHDLRAALARRRLGYGRGARMKFEQDEVRVLGGLRHGVTQGGPLAIEIGNTEWPKWVDVMAPDPVEADALTVDAGTGDVREVARNKRLTRPRPGHADLVGMRKYAFDDARPVLERASARETATRVALGTAAARFLEQAVGVRLVSHVVAIGEAETPDGATAPTPDDVARLDADPVRCLDAAASAAMVAEIDAAHKDGDTLGGVVEVLAYGVPTGLGSYVQGDRRLDARLAGALMGIQAIKGVEVGDGFRTARRRGSVAHDEIVRGADGRVTRLTNRAGGVEGGMSNGEVLRVRAAMKPISTVPRALRTIDTATGEPATANHQRSDVCAVPPAAVVAEAMVALVLAEAVVEKFGGDSVAEVRRNAEAYLAAIPEPLR from the coding sequence ATGCTGCGCTGGTTGACGTCGGGGGAGTCGCACGGTCCGTCCTTGGTGGGCGTCATGGAGGGGCTTCCGGCCGGCGTCGAGCTGACCACGCACGACCTGCGGGCGGCGCTGGCCCGCCGCCGCCTCGGCTACGGCCGCGGCGCCCGCATGAAGTTCGAGCAGGACGAGGTGCGTGTGCTCGGCGGTCTGCGCCACGGCGTGACGCAGGGCGGCCCGCTCGCGATCGAGATCGGGAACACCGAATGGCCCAAGTGGGTCGACGTCATGGCGCCCGATCCCGTCGAGGCCGACGCGCTGACAGTAGACGCCGGCACGGGCGACGTGCGCGAGGTCGCGCGCAACAAGAGGCTCACGCGCCCGCGTCCCGGCCACGCCGACCTGGTCGGCATGCGCAAGTACGCCTTCGACGACGCCCGCCCCGTCCTGGAGCGTGCGAGCGCCCGGGAGACGGCCACGCGCGTCGCGCTCGGGACCGCCGCCGCGCGGTTCCTGGAGCAGGCCGTCGGGGTGCGCCTGGTCTCGCACGTCGTGGCGATCGGCGAGGCCGAGACGCCTGACGGGGCGACGGCGCCCACCCCGGACGACGTCGCGCGCCTCGACGCCGACCCGGTGCGCTGCCTGGACGCCGCGGCGAGCGCGGCGATGGTCGCCGAGATCGACGCGGCCCACAAGGACGGCGACACCCTGGGCGGCGTCGTGGAGGTGCTCGCCTACGGCGTGCCGACCGGACTGGGCTCCTACGTGCAGGGCGACCGGCGGCTCGACGCGCGCCTGGCCGGGGCGCTCATGGGCATTCAGGCGATCAAGGGCGTCGAGGTCGGCGACGGCTTCCGCACTGCCCGCCGGCGCGGGTCCGTGGCGCACGACGAGATCGTGCGCGGCGCCGACGGGCGCGTGACGCGCCTGACCAACCGCGCAGGCGGTGTCGAGGGCGGCATGTCGAACGGCGAGGTGCTGCGCGTGCGCGCCGCGATGAAGCCCATCTCCACGGTGCCGCGCGCGCTGCGCACCATCGACACCGCCACAGGTGAGCCCGCCACCGCCAACCATCAGCGCTCCGACGTGTGCGCGGTGCCCCCCGCGGCGGTCGTCGCCGAGGCGATGGTCGCGCTCGTGCTTGCCGAGGCCGTCGTCGAGAAGTTCGGCGGCGACTCGGTGGCCGAGGTGCGCCGCAACGCCGAGGCGTACCTCGCGGCGATCCCCGAGCCGCTGCGGTGA
- the ruvX gene encoding Holliday junction resolvase RuvX, producing MSEFHEAGSAGLARGARLGVDVGKARVGLAASDPDGLVATPVETVARVLDATGVDSSDVRRIADEARERFAAVVYVGLPRHLSGAEGAATADARAFATRLALAVAPVPVRMVDERMSTVTATSQLRAAGRKAKSHRKVIDQAAAVIILQSALDLERTAGTRAGELVETPPT from the coding sequence GTGAGCGAGTTCCACGAGGCGGGCTCCGCGGGTTTGGCCCGCGGCGCCCGCCTCGGCGTCGATGTCGGCAAGGCGCGGGTGGGCCTCGCAGCCTCGGACCCTGACGGGTTGGTGGCCACGCCCGTCGAGACCGTCGCGCGCGTGCTCGACGCGACGGGCGTGGACAGCTCTGACGTGCGGCGCATCGCCGACGAGGCGCGTGAGCGGTTCGCCGCCGTGGTCTATGTGGGGCTGCCGCGGCACCTGTCGGGCGCCGAGGGGGCCGCGACAGCGGACGCGCGCGCGTTCGCGACGCGCCTGGCCCTGGCGGTGGCGCCGGTGCCCGTCCGTATGGTGGACGAGCGCATGTCGACCGTGACCGCGACGAGCCAGCTGCGCGCCGCCGGGCGCAAGGCGAAGAGCCACCGCAAGGTGATCGATCAGGCGGCCGCCGTTATCATTCTGCAATCTGCTCTCGACCTGGAGCGGACCGCGGGCACGCGCGCTGGTGAGCTCGTGGAGACGCCGCCGACCTGA
- a CDS encoding shikimate kinase: protein MSRAGGAGPLAVLVGPPGSGKTTVGTLLAGLLGVEFRDTDHDVEVVAGKPIAEIFVDDGESAFRVLEHHAVGRALAEHDGVLALGGGAVLDPATQGLLAGYAEHGGVVVFLDVSLAHAAPRVGLNQSRPLLLGNPRARWAALMEARRPVYERVATARVLTDGREPESVAQEIRASIEQEQA, encoded by the coding sequence GTGAGCCGCGCCGGCGGCGCCGGGCCGCTCGCGGTGCTCGTGGGCCCGCCCGGCAGCGGCAAGACGACGGTTGGGACGCTGCTCGCCGGACTCCTCGGGGTCGAGTTCCGCGACACCGACCACGACGTCGAGGTCGTCGCGGGCAAGCCGATCGCCGAGATCTTTGTCGACGACGGCGAGTCCGCGTTCCGGGTGTTGGAGCACCACGCAGTGGGCCGCGCGCTGGCCGAGCACGACGGCGTCCTCGCGCTCGGCGGGGGAGCGGTGCTCGACCCGGCGACGCAGGGCTTGCTGGCCGGCTACGCGGAGCATGGCGGCGTGGTCGTGTTCCTCGACGTGTCGCTGGCGCACGCGGCGCCGCGCGTCGGGCTCAACCAGTCGCGCCCGCTGCTGCTGGGCAACCCGCGCGCGCGGTGGGCGGCGTTGATGGAGGCCCGGCGCCCCGTGTACGAGCGCGTGGCGACCGCGCGCGTGCTGACCGACGGGCGCGAGCCCGAGTCCGTCGCGCAGGAGATCCGCGCGTCGATCGAACAGGAGCAGGCATGA
- the aroB gene encoding 3-dehydroquinate synthase produces the protein MSVATTRVTVHGAAPYDVVIGRNLLGELPAMLGERVRRVLVMHPASLAATGEAVREDLVAQGYQAFAVELPDAEEQKTAQVAAFCWQVLGQADFTRSDAVVSVGGGATTDLAGFVAATWLRGIKVVHVPTTLLGMVDAAVGGKTGINTAEGKNLVGAFHPPAGVLCDLASLASLDRWDLVAGLGEVVKTGFIADPRILALVERHAEELREWKGADAAPQTWQVLAELVERSVAVKARVVGEDLTEQGLREILNYGHTFGHAVELVERYQWRHGAAVAVGMVFVAELARLAGKLSDDVVARHRAILTSLGLPTSYRGDRWEQLLAAMRRDKKSRGDLLRFVVLDDVAKPVRLEGPDPTLLAAAYAEVSKEPPTGAPGVAIRLG, from the coding sequence ATGAGCGTCGCGACCACCCGGGTGACGGTGCACGGCGCCGCGCCCTACGACGTCGTCATCGGGCGCAATCTGCTCGGCGAGCTGCCCGCCATGCTGGGCGAGCGGGTCCGCCGTGTGCTGGTGATGCATCCGGCCTCGCTCGCCGCGACGGGCGAGGCGGTGCGCGAGGACCTGGTGGCGCAGGGCTACCAGGCGTTCGCCGTCGAGCTGCCCGACGCCGAGGAGCAGAAGACCGCGCAGGTCGCCGCGTTCTGTTGGCAGGTGCTCGGTCAGGCGGACTTCACCCGCTCGGACGCCGTGGTGTCCGTGGGCGGCGGCGCGACGACCGACCTGGCCGGGTTCGTCGCGGCGACCTGGCTGCGCGGCATCAAGGTGGTGCACGTGCCCACCACGCTGCTGGGCATGGTGGATGCGGCCGTGGGCGGCAAGACGGGCATCAACACCGCCGAGGGCAAGAACCTGGTGGGCGCGTTCCACCCGCCGGCGGGCGTGCTGTGCGACCTCGCCTCGCTCGCCTCGCTCGACCGCTGGGACCTGGTGGCGGGGCTTGGCGAGGTCGTCAAGACCGGCTTTATCGCCGACCCGCGCATCCTGGCGCTGGTCGAGCGGCACGCCGAGGAGCTGCGGGAGTGGAAGGGCGCCGACGCCGCGCCGCAGACCTGGCAGGTGCTCGCCGAGCTCGTCGAGCGCTCGGTCGCCGTCAAGGCGCGCGTCGTGGGGGAGGACCTCACCGAGCAGGGCCTGCGCGAGATCCTCAACTACGGCCACACCTTCGGGCACGCCGTCGAGCTCGTCGAGCGCTACCAGTGGCGCCACGGCGCCGCCGTCGCTGTCGGCATGGTGTTCGTCGCCGAGCTCGCGCGGCTGGCCGGCAAGCTGTCCGACGACGTCGTCGCGCGCCACCGCGCGATCCTCACCTCGCTCGGACTGCCGACGTCCTACCGCGGCGACCGCTGGGAGCAGCTGCTCGCGGCCATGCGGCGAGACAAGAAGTCGCGGGGGGACCTGCTGCGGTTCGTCGTGCTGGACGACGTCGCCAAGCCGGTGCGGCTGGAGGGCCCCGACCCGACGCTGCTGGCCGCCGCGTACGCCGAGGTCAGCAAGGAGCCGCCGACGGGCGCGCCCGGAGTTGCGATCAGGCTCGGCTGA